A single region of the Geobacillus subterraneus genome encodes:
- the smc gene encoding chromosome segregation protein SMC — translation MFLKRLDVIGFKSFADRVSIDFVPGVTAVVGPNGSGKSNITDAIRWVLGEQSAKSLRGAKMEDVIFAGSDSRKPLNVAEVTITLDNEDGFLPLEYQEVSVTRRVYRSGESEFFINRQPCRLKDIVDLFLDSGLGKEAFSIIGQGRVEEILSSKPEERRTIFEEAAGVLKYKLRKKKAETKLAETQDNLHRVNDILHELEQQLEPLRMQASAAKEYLEKREELERFEVALMVHDIEQLYEQWNGLKAAFDQHQQDEGALAAVLQKMEADIEQLRDQITAIDESVDGLQQVLLLASEELEKLEGRKEVLKERKNHAAKRIAQLDEATAALAAKRRRLTEQLHSEQAALAELEAAAAALEKALKEKQASLSAYEMNIDEEIEQRKSDYIDLVHEQAALKNERMHVEQAISRLRAKQASLAEANGHHLAEREQLERKRMALSAEQSRLERAMAEARDKQAVLAAALKAQNTELEQKETLLHQARQYRQQAKARQQWLEEMQHDYAGFFQGVKEVLKARGRLPGIHGAVVELIRVPDRYETAIETALGGAMQHIVVDSESAARQAIHYLKANGYGRATFLPLDVIQARFLSERERAAVSGHPAFVGVASELVECERAYAAAIAHLLGHVIVTVDLKGANELAKLLHYRYRLVTLDGDVVSPGGAMTGGGATKKAASLLSRNRELETLAVKLQEMDEKIAQLERDIAAKQRERAEREAEAAALEQELSGLQQAMQAQKDEQREIEWQKKRIDERLALYDEEKANDEREIAELNNRLHAIDGQLQQLAEKLQAIDRDIGRLQAQKQTEQTTKEALQAAITEEKIALAETRERVKHARRKAEELEAELAETDGELRAAEQERAALVAEMNAPAWNEDELEAQRQQKLEDKQKTIELIASRREQRLDCQGRLEHLEREWKEAKRQHKQLAEAVKDEEVKLNRLDVELDNLLARLREEYGLSFDAARSAYPLHIEVEEARKRVKLIKRAIDELGTVNLGAIDEYERVSERHRFLSEQKTDLEEAKATLHQVIDEMDEEMKKRFFSTFEQIRAQFGEVFRELFGGGRADLRLTDPSDLLETGVDIVAQPPGKKLQHLSLLSGGERALTAIALLFSILKVRPVPFCVLDEVEAALDEANVQRYAQYLKQFSRQTQFIVITHRKGTMEEADVLYGVTMQESGVSKLVSVRLEDSKQLVQS, via the coding sequence TCATCAACCGTCAGCCGTGCCGTCTTAAAGATATTGTCGACCTGTTTCTCGACTCCGGGCTCGGCAAGGAGGCGTTTTCGATCATCGGTCAAGGCCGGGTCGAAGAAATTTTAAGCAGCAAGCCGGAAGAGCGGCGCACGATTTTTGAAGAAGCGGCCGGTGTCTTGAAATATAAGCTGCGCAAAAAAAAGGCGGAGACGAAACTGGCGGAAACGCAAGATAACTTGCACCGCGTGAACGACATTTTGCACGAGCTTGAGCAGCAGCTTGAGCCGCTCCGGATGCAGGCGTCGGCCGCCAAAGAATATTTGGAGAAACGGGAGGAGCTCGAGCGGTTTGAAGTGGCGCTCATGGTGCATGACATCGAGCAGCTGTATGAGCAATGGAACGGGCTGAAGGCAGCGTTTGATCAGCACCAGCAAGATGAAGGGGCGCTGGCGGCAGTGTTGCAAAAAATGGAAGCGGACATTGAGCAGTTGCGCGACCAAATCACCGCCATTGACGAATCCGTCGACGGCTTGCAGCAAGTGCTCCTCTTAGCGAGCGAGGAGCTTGAAAAGCTGGAAGGGCGGAAAGAAGTGCTGAAAGAGCGGAAAAACCATGCCGCCAAACGAATCGCGCAGCTCGATGAAGCGACCGCTGCCCTAGCGGCGAAACGGCGCCGCCTCACGGAACAGCTCCATTCGGAGCAGGCAGCGCTCGCCGAGCTCGAGGCAGCCGCCGCGGCGCTTGAGAAAGCGTTGAAAGAGAAGCAGGCGTCGCTTTCGGCGTATGAGATGAATATTGACGAAGAAATTGAACAGCGAAAGAGTGACTACATTGACCTTGTCCACGAACAGGCGGCGTTGAAAAACGAGCGTATGCATGTAGAGCAAGCGATCAGCAGGCTGCGCGCCAAGCAGGCGTCGCTGGCGGAAGCGAACGGCCATCATCTCGCCGAACGCGAACAGCTCGAGCGAAAGCGGATGGCTTTATCCGCCGAGCAATCCCGCCTCGAACGGGCCATGGCCGAAGCGCGCGACAAACAAGCCGTCCTCGCTGCCGCGCTTAAGGCGCAAAACACGGAGCTTGAACAGAAAGAAACGCTGCTCCATCAGGCGCGCCAATATCGGCAACAGGCAAAGGCGCGCCAGCAATGGCTTGAAGAGATGCAGCACGATTACGCCGGCTTTTTTCAAGGGGTGAAAGAAGTATTAAAAGCGCGCGGCCGGCTGCCTGGCATTCACGGTGCGGTCGTTGAGCTCATCCGCGTTCCGGACCGCTACGAAACCGCGATCGAAACGGCGCTCGGTGGGGCGATGCAGCATATTGTCGTCGACAGCGAATCGGCGGCGCGGCAAGCCATTCATTATTTGAAGGCGAACGGCTACGGACGGGCGACGTTTTTGCCGCTTGACGTCATCCAGGCGCGCTTCCTTTCCGAACGAGAGCGGGCGGCGGTTAGCGGCCACCCGGCGTTTGTCGGCGTTGCGAGCGAGCTCGTCGAGTGTGAGCGCGCGTATGCGGCGGCGATCGCCCATTTGCTCGGCCACGTCATCGTGACGGTTGACTTAAAAGGGGCGAACGAGCTGGCAAAGCTTCTTCATTATCGCTACCGGCTCGTGACGCTCGACGGCGATGTCGTCAGCCCGGGCGGGGCCATGACGGGCGGCGGGGCGACGAAAAAGGCGGCCTCCCTATTAAGCCGAAACCGCGAGCTCGAAACGCTTGCGGTGAAACTACAGGAAATGGATGAAAAAATCGCGCAGCTTGAGCGCGACATCGCGGCGAAACAGCGCGAACGGGCGGAACGGGAAGCAGAGGCGGCCGCGCTCGAGCAAGAGCTCTCGGGGTTGCAGCAGGCAATGCAGGCACAAAAAGATGAACAGCGCGAAATCGAATGGCAAAAAAAGCGAATCGATGAGCGGCTCGCCTTATATGACGAAGAAAAAGCAAACGATGAGCGTGAAATCGCGGAGCTGAACAACCGTCTGCACGCCATTGACGGGCAGCTTCAGCAGCTGGCCGAGAAGCTGCAGGCGATCGACAGGGACATCGGCCGGCTGCAGGCGCAAAAACAGACGGAACAAACGACAAAAGAGGCGCTTCAGGCAGCGATCACCGAGGAAAAAATCGCCTTGGCGGAAACGAGGGAGCGGGTGAAGCACGCGCGCCGGAAAGCCGAGGAGTTGGAAGCCGAGCTGGCGGAAACCGACGGCGAGCTTCGGGCAGCCGAACAGGAGCGGGCCGCTTTGGTCGCGGAAATGAACGCACCGGCGTGGAACGAAGACGAACTCGAAGCGCAGCGTCAGCAAAAACTGGAAGACAAGCAAAAAACGATTGAACTGATCGCCAGCCGCCGCGAGCAGCGGCTTGACTGCCAAGGGCGGCTCGAGCATTTGGAGCGGGAATGGAAAGAAGCGAAGCGGCAGCATAAACAGCTCGCCGAGGCGGTGAAAGACGAGGAAGTGAAGCTGAACCGGCTGGATGTGGAACTCGACAACTTGCTTGCCCGCCTCCGTGAAGAGTACGGGCTGTCGTTTGATGCGGCCCGTTCCGCGTACCCGCTTCATATCGAGGTCGAGGAGGCGCGCAAGCGGGTGAAGCTCATCAAGCGCGCCATTGATGAGCTTGGCACTGTCAATTTAGGGGCGATCGACGAATATGAGCGCGTTTCCGAGCGGCACCGCTTTTTAAGCGAGCAAAAAACCGACCTCGAAGAAGCGAAAGCGACGCTTCACCAAGTGATTGACGAAATGGATGAGGAAATGAAAAAACGGTTTTTCTCGACGTTCGAACAAATCCGCGCTCAGTTTGGCGAGGTGTTCCGCGAGCTGTTTGGCGGCGGCCGCGCCGATTTGCGGCTGACCGATCCGAGCGACCTGCTAGAAACCGGAGTCGACATTGTCGCTCAGCCGCCGGGGAAAAAGCTGCAGCATTTAAGCTTGCTCTCTGGCGGCGAGCGGGCGCTGACGGCGATCGCCCTTTTGTTTTCCATTTTAAAAGTGCGCCCGGTGCCGTTTTGCGTTCTTGACGAAGTCGAGGCAGCGCTCGACGAGGCGAACGTGCAGCGGTACGCGCAATATTTAAAACAGTTTAGCAGGCAAACGCAGTTTATCGTCATCACCCATCGAAAAGGGACGATGGAAGAGGCCGATGTGCTTTATGGCGTCACGATGCAGGAATCGGGCGTCTCGAAGCTCGTTTCCGTTCGCCTTGAAGATTCGAAGCAGCTTGTGCAGTCATAG